GGACattactttttcttctgcacgTTGTTGGGAGTAGTGGACTGGAACACCGATGAGGCCGACATCAGATTCTCGATGTACTGACCGAGCACCTGATTCTCGGAGCGTAGCTTCAGGTTTTCCTCTTTCACGCTATCAACCCGCTGCGAAAGATCGTCTAGCGTGTTTTGCAGCTCGAGAACCTGCGCGATCAGCCGAGCCTTTTCTTCCTGCTCGTCCGCATCCGGACTTTCGTTCTCTAGGAACTGCTGGGGGCTAGAGTTGCCGTTGGTGTACGAGCTGGCTATGGAATCCAGCGAACGCCCGTTGCACATGTACTTGGagctctcgtcgtcgttgatgatAACTAAAAGGAACGGTAAGCAATCGCagaatttggttttttgccAGTCCGATTTTCCACGATCCTCCCACACGACTCACCTTCCAAATCATCGTCTGCCAGCGGGATATCGTCCTGCGACTTCAACGACATGCTGAAAAAACTAGAAAACTGCGTTTTTAGAGAGCGAGCGATGCACAATTTTTCCTCAACTTTTCAgaatttcgcttttttgctggGATTTTTACATCGATCTCTGACCTCACACCGTGGACCAAAACAACACAGGCACAGTGCCAGGCACGACATTTCGGCTGTGATCTCggattttttatgaaaattttgccTGTTTCCTACATAATGCGTCTATTTTAACGAGTATCACTGTCACACatgcttcgtcgtttacaGCAGTGCGGCTTTAGGACTCGAAAACTCCGGGGTTCGTTTCTCGGAAGTTTCGCCTCCTGGATCCGTTTATACGTTGAAACTTTATTGAATGTGAAGTGCGCTTGAGCCTACATCGGCCCAAAAAGAGATATTTCGGGCAAAAAGTGCGTGTTTTCCCGTAAATCCCCGCGAATCGCGACCGTTTCCGTGCTCTGTGTTGACCAGGGCATGCGGGGAGACAACGCGGCAGCAGGGGCAAGACAAAGAGGACTcgaagccaaacaaaaaaggttCGAAAAGGGTTGCACCACGGtcgacggatgatgatggcgaaatAGAGCACAAGGCCAGCATTAAAAGGTGAAGCCAGTCATCGATAAAAGAACCGCGGCAGAACGGCAGCAGATTGCGATGTTGTGAAGGCAGCAGCTTGCAGGCGAACCCACGGAGTAGCGGCGGTTTTGGTGTttcggtgcgtgcgtgaaggGCGCTACTTGTAGTAGCCACGGCGGAGGGCCGCCTGTTTATTACGTAGTAGAGCGAGTGTGGCGGTCGGCTGGCGATTACGCGCGATCCGTTCGCTTCAAGGCATCTGGCATCCCCCAGTCTGCTGGGCCCCCTACGTGCTGTGTGCGTCATAAAGTAGTCGCCGTTTCGTCGTGGATGCACTCGCGCTGGATGCATTTACGCGTTGCCCGAACGGCCACAGGTGCGAACTATTTGTGCTTCGAAGAGGCAAGCCAGGTGATGTGCATCAGTGAACTCCCCGGGGCCTGCTGAGTAGTGCGAGTGAAGAAAGAAGATGGAAAAAGCGACGTCCGCCGTAGCAAGAAGGCGAACCGCCCAAGGAGTCGTCGTCTGCTGAAGCTGCAGCTTATAATGAGGGGTCGTTGCTTCTGCTCGCGCTACTCTCGTCGCTGTGTATCTCTTTGTTTGCATACGCCTGCTTTGTTTATAGTACGGAAAGTGGAAAGAAGGCAACGCACGCACTATCGCttgcctgctgctgacgaACGGGCCTAGGATACTTTGTCTACTACTACGGGGTGGATACGTGGGGCGGAACAGCAGCCCACCAACCTACGCATACTAAACAGCGGAGACTCATCATGATGGCTGATTTCGACGCGATctacgaggagcaggagctgtCCGAGGAGAATCTCGAGGAGTCACACGTACAGTTGGTTCCGGATCCGATTGTGATCCGCGGGGCAGGCAATATGACGGTGTAAGTATCCGAGACCACAACGCCATCAACCCGTCCCAAAAGTGGTTTGGCAGGTGTCCGCCGTTGGCTTACACAATCGATCCAAGCAAGCGCCGCCGAATGCGCGGGCCCCGTCGTCTCGATGCCCCCACCGATTACGTTGGTTCTTTGgggtttgctttggttttcggcgtttcgatttcatttctgTGTTTGCCAAAAACGTTACACAATAACGGTGGTCCGATGCTCTTCCTTCCCATCGAAACCCAAGCAGCTCTCTCCGTTGAAAACGATCTATGCAGCAATTCCGCCAATTTGCCATCGCGACAAAAACTCgacctcggtctcggtggccGCAGTGGCGAATGGTCTGGAATCAGTCGCATGAAAACGTCCGCGATTCAGTTTCTGCGTGCGTATGCCATTGATTTTTGCGCGTCCGTCTACTACCGTGAGGCCACGGTAGTCCGGTAGCCCAATGAAGGACGTTCTGTGCACTACTTTCACCACTGTGCCTACGTGAGTGGTGCAATGGTTGTGTTACGATCGAAGGCACGattatttgatttccattccatcggcGCATACACGCTGGGATGAATATAGATTTTCCGAGAATTGACCTTAAAGCTAGGCGCTGGGGAGGCGAGCAACCAAGCGTTTCGAACAGCTCACTCTCCAACAACAGCTGACGTACGTAAATAAACAAAGTTTCTCCCGCGATCCTTTGCGCCACGGCGCCAAAGATGGAATTCAGTAATCACGTTATGgcggaaagtggaaaatagTTGCCACAAATGTCCGACCCCCTTTATCCCAAGAGTTGGACGATTATTACCATTACCCTAACAAGATCTTGACGTCGCTGGGAATGAAGCTGCTAGTGAAGACTTGCATTTTACATATtttcaacgaaacgaaaacatacgTTTTTGCTGGAAAATAATCTTAAGATATTAATTGGGTTTGCattctttgttgttgttgcaggttTGGCTTGAGCAATCGATTCAACGTGCAATTCCCAGCAGGTCTGGTATCGCGCGTTGCTCCGGAAGAATTCAAGGCAACGGTGATGAGAATCAATGCTGTACTGAAAAAGACGCTCCCGGTGAACGTCAAGTGGCTGTTTTGTGgttgcgtctgctgctgctgcactttagGATGTTCTCTATGGCCTGTGATATGTTTAAGTAAGAGGGTAAGTTAGCTAATTGCGATCTCTCCCCCGGCCAATCGGGCGTGTTCTAATTTCCCACTCTTTTCTCCAACGAACTAaacttctcttctttctttttcgctctttccTTGACCAGACACAGCACACACTAAATAAACTACTCGAGTGGGAAAACAGTCACCTCTACCACAAGCTGGGATTGCACTGGCGATTGAGCAAGCAGCAGTGCGATTCCAATTCCATGATGGAGTATGTGCTGTTAATAGACTTTATACCGAAAACCCCGATCTATCGTCCGGATTGAGCTGGTAGTAGAGAAGAATGCCACCAGTACTGGCAGTACGATGGATAGGGCATTGTTGGCGAGCCGTCGGTGGGCAAAGCTTTACGTACGATGGCCCGCCCTTATCAGACGTTTAccgaagagagatagagatgcTAGGGTTTGTCACTGCAGAAAGTATCGATCTATACAAATATCAATTACGTATTATTATTAACTAACGATTTCGTGCAAAGCCAGGGGCGTGTACTAGTGaaatattatattttaaaaataacccTTTGGGAATAATCGTTTGCGATTGTCGTAGTGAGCATCAATCGTGTTTAAAGACGTTTTGTTTGGCATCATCAAGAAGATCCTATCGCATCATACTTTCCGTCATACCGTTTGAGTCTACATATGGGGTACGGATAGCAAAGTAGCAAGCATAAAGAACTCATTCGAAGGGTAAGCAAACGATGGACTCCCGCTGAGTGTACGAGAGCAAGTGCCCGTTTTCTGCGGGTTATAATTGTgatgaaaccgaaacaaacaatTGGACACCGAATTGAGGAACGTTCAAAGAGTGTATAGCGTAGACAGTGCGGAGACAGAATCGAAGCGCGCGAAAGTTCAAGTGGCCATTGCTCTGATTGCAAAGAGATCATGTTATTCAAGACACAGAACAAATGGAGTAGCAGCGCACTGGCTCTGATAGATAATGAAACTAATCCTAGGGGACTCGTTGAGCTTTACGCTATTACTTTTGTAGGGAAAGCAACAggcaaaccaatcacgcgagATAATAATTAGTATGAGGTTCGAATTATAAGCAAAAACAAGCCAACATTAACACTATTCCTTTTAACCAAAATTCACCAAACCGAACGTGAAGAGTAGCTCTTCCTTCTTGGTGACCATTTCCGTTGTGCGACATCGCACGAAGGACGCTTCGCTTAGGTTGTAATTGCAGATAGATACATTTATGTTCATATGtaaacgaaacagaacaatAAGATGTAGTTCTCGATGCGCTTTTATTTACAATACACAATTGTTTTATCggaatattttgttttattctggGCGGaagtaacttttttttatccttcgCTTGCACCGATTGTGAGTGATAAACTGTGCGCACTGAGCGATGCACTCTTCAGAAACGCGTGGCACAAACGGTGAGAGCAGAAGGACACATGAAaacctcaaaaacaaaaatggagccagaaacaaaacaacaaaaagtgaaGAAGTCGTTTGGCAAAATCCTTTGGAATAGATGGGTAGTAGAATGTTAGCCTTTTTATACAACGTAGCGTAATGCAAAAGAGCTGCCGAAAAGTGTACACCCGGTAGCTGAATGACACATGCTGACACGTTTGttatttcatcaaaaaaaagaaaaaaggaagcgaaaggataGCGCAGTAGACGGTGGCGCAGTGGGCCAATGGAATGCAGTTGCGGTGCAgaataaaatgtttgaaaactGAATACAAACTCGCTTTCGCGTTCTTTGTTCGATATGGCCTATATCACGACAGCGATAGTTGGAGCCAGCAATCGGGCTAATGGTCGACTAACGCTTCTGCGATCCAGCGTTGTAGCTACAGCTGTCGTCACGCTATATGGGGTTGTTACTTGAGCATTCCTCAAAGAGGAATTTTTAAGGGCTCACGAAGGGAACCTACCTACCGCTTACTTTGCTTCCGATGAAATAGAACTAGGGCGCCACCCCGCCCTCCTACTGCAAATCTGCCAAACGGGACCCTTCCGTCGCGTTCTGATGCGTCATCGGTAATTTATTCTCACCCTCGTTCGGGTAACAGGACTGCATTTCATGATGGGTGCATGCGTCGGTTGCGTTTGAGAAGGTGGGGTTTGCGAACAGTTTGCGCAGACACCGCGACAACGGGTGCATCAACGGTAGCAAAGCGGGCGACAACCGCCGCATTGTCGGAAACGTGTTTGGCGTCCATAGCGGCACCACGGTAACCGGGTTTCGCGTCATTTAGACGCTTCTGTTGCTCTGTGTTTCGGTAGTGCAGTAAATATCGCTGTATGCCGGTGCTAGACCATACCACTAGCTGCCAGACAGCTGATCCGTAGTGTAGGAGCCGGCTAATGGTTGAGGATTCAGTTTGGTGTGCAtagtcgcgtgtgtgtgtgcctgtgttaGCGTGATTGGCTCTCCATTATCCCGGCGACGGTGCGTCTCGCCGTTACTCGTTGTCGCGTGCTAGACAGCCAAAATGTAATGGATCCTAGCAGCCGACGCATCGTCTGTTGTCTGTTGTCTGAATAATGCGAAGAAACTTCCGAAAAAAACCCGTTAGTGAGCAGCGTGAGCAAGTCCTTGCAGCGGTACCGTTGTGCTGGGCCCATTATATTGGCATCTTGTTCACCACATGCTGCATCCGCTTGTCTTAAGGTGGGGGAAAAAGGGTTGAGACTGGATACGCTGCTGTTTGGTCGTTTCCAACGCGAGCACCGGCTGCTGCGAGAACGCCGCTTGTTCGTGTGTTCGTCGTGATCCGCGAGATTGAGTGTAGAGAGAATTTACTCCGCACGATCATTCGTCACCATAGCAGCCGCCGCACGGCTTCAGCGTGGCGAAACGTCCATCAAAAGTACTCGCGAAGCAGCAACCCCACCGCGTGCTAATGTCGCGGTACGCTCACTAGTGCTTGTGCCGTTCTTGCTGTTCCGCTCTTGTCCCGCGTGTCTACCGGCAGTACCTTGATCGAACGTGGTgttgcagcagcggccaccgccacacacTCTCAACTCACGCTCGAGCGGATCCGTGCGAGCGGAGGAAGGTCGGAAGTGCGGCAGACCCGTTTGTTGTCGtcagacgtcgtcgtcgtcgtcgtcgtcgcggtcagCTCACCGTCAGGAATCAGTCGATAAACCGTAACCGACGCGAACGATCATACGCGCGAGCTGTTATCCGCGAATACAGAAGAGCAGATCGCCGATCGTCGCCGGTGCCCGCCAGAGCGCGGTTTTGTTTCGCGGTCTCCTCGCACGCAATTCACTTTCTTTCGGTGGGTGCGCCAAACCACGAGGTAGGTAGCGACAGGAATTCGCATCGATTCGCGgagagtgtgtgcgagcgcgtgCGCGCGTTCTCGCCTCGATCACGCATTCTTTCTCTTAGTCCGCGTTTTAAACGTGCCCCGTCTTGCCCGGTCTATTTGGTTATCTCGACGGCGTTGCGCCAATTTTTCACGGTTCCATCCTTGATCACCACCGCGtacgtttccgtttccgtttccgcgtGCTCGCGGGTGTGTGTCCGTGAGAAAGGCCCAACTACCTTGACGTGTGCAAAGTGCGAAGATCGCAGCAAGTGAATCAAGTAACGCATAGGAGTAGCCCAAATAGTAACGATTCACTTTCAATCCAAGCAAGCAAACCAATCGACCAGCCAGTCCAGTGAGAACCGCCTGTTGCCGTTGTGTGGTTACTACGACCCAGCGCGGCGTTCTTGTTGTATGCATAAGTTATTATTCTTAAGTCCACCAGCACGCGGGAGGAGTGTGACGAGTGTGTCTTAACCGTGGCAATCGTCTCGGTACGGTCGTTAAAAAATTGTCGTTCAACGCCTCGGGGCGCTCGGAAGCCAGTATCAGCGGTAGTAATCGCCCAAGGCTCGTGAAGTGCGATACATTTAGTCCGATCAAGAAGCGAGGAATTTGTCGGTTGCTTGCGGTGGTTATGCTGAATGTCAAATTGTGTACCATACGCATTGGCCGTGAAGTGATGTGGTAGTACGTTCAATGAGTGCTTTGTTTTGAGATTGTTTCAAAGCGAAAGATGCGAAACTAGAATCAGCGCACAACAGGTGAGTAAATGCTCTGTCTTCACGTACACACTGGAGGCTTGGTCAGGATGGAATCAGCTGTTCTACTTCTTAATGCCCCGGTCTGGTATAATGCGTGATAACTATGCTGCGTACTGTCAATCATAGTAACGATGGCATAAGTGGAATAAAGAAGACAATATCACCGATTCTTCGCGATGATGCTGCATAGTGCAATGACCTTTTGCAGAACGCTTCtcttgtatgtgtgcgaatgtgtgtatgcgtgtttgAGTGCATGATATGCATGTTGGGTCATTGCCAGCAGCACGTCAGTGACACGGGTGACACGTTTTGCAGCAGGAGGGGGCCCGGTAGCACATCGCCTGCATCGCATGCCCAGGTAATGCTCTCATTCACCTGGCCGGTTAACCTTGGCGTGCATTTGCCAAGGTGCACtcggtagctgctgctacatACGGGCACCCGTAGCAACTCCATAAATGTTAGCGTCGTCGTTGAACGAGAACGAGTAAATGATGTTGCATGGGGCGCCGATCGCCGAGCAAGCCGAGTGTAATCGATTTCCGTACTAGCTCTGGTGAGTGTTCGTTCGAACCAGTTGTAGCCTGTAATGCACGGCTTGTGATCCTCGCTGGTAGCAATGCGAGTGGTTTTCGAAGAAAATTTGTGTTAAAATTGCGCCGAATAATCGCTTGCTATGAGCTTGGACAAATGTGTTCCCGACGCTTTGGTAATCGGATAGTTgtcctcggtcgtcggtggttttcggggccatttttcttctctatCTGGTTCAAGGTTTATCGTACCTCccacaaccgaaaccggggCGTGTCATCAGCAGCGTGTTGACCGCGCCATGGTgatggcagcaacagtagcagcagcgcctgaaaatgtttcaataaattaagcggatttttattatcatttcctTCAACGAGCGAAGGTAGACGGCCACAGAAGATGTTCTTAAGCAGCAGGCACGTCATCACCATTGTCTCTTGATGATGGCCATGCGGTACTTAACATTTGGTCCATCTCCGCTTAAGTGATATTAATTTGAGTTTCTAAGCTGGACGCAAAGACAACACCAAcggggccggccggcctgacGATGGTCTGTCTAGTGAAGGATTATCTTGTCTTGTCAGACGTCGCCGTGACGTGCACAAACATGGAATTCATGGGCTTAAATGCGTCCCCCGCAACATAAGACGACACGTGcgtcaggttttttttttcagagcGTAGGGGTTGTCGTGCTGCGCTTGCCATTATCAGCGCGAAGATGAGCGATGTTTGAGTTTAAGCAGCGGGCATACTTTGTCCTTCCGCTGCGTGTGCTGTATAGCAACAGCCGCAAGGTGCTCCGAAAGTCGCTCCGTACGAAACATGTGGCTGATGGTATCGTATTTCAAACGATCCGGCACCACGGCAGAAGATCACGTGCAGTGGAAGCGCTAAGCGTGTGATCGGTGTCCTGTCGATGCGCATAAAgtggtgtttgttggtttacaTTTCAATAATGTTTTCCAAAACCGGGGTGATACAGAAGACGCTGAAAAGACGAGAGAATAGCTTAGAGAAATCGCATAACAGTCAATTAATTGAATGATTACTAGCGCAAATTAGCAGGTTAATTGTTTGAAGATGTAATTATTAGATTATAATTTCCATAATAATGTTACATAAGCTCACCATAAATATATTTCGCGGTTCCTTATCGACCGGGGCAAACCATTAACTGGCAATGATCATTCTCTTGAATGGCTCTACGTCCGTCCTGCGCTTTGGTAGCAGCTGCGCAAAATTTCGCGGAGACGGAACCGATCCCATACGCTAAACTATTTCTCGGCACGTGACATCAGAACGGATGTGCGGGCTTGGAAAAATATAATTATATTCTTAGTTGGAGCATCAGCCCCTGCCTCgtctcttcgccttcgcctccgtttgtttgtgtttattcctttttattgACCACACTACAAACACTCTTCGTGCGAAACGAGACCATCATCAATGGGCCGTATTTTTGGCCGCTTTCGGTCTCTTGGCTCCAAAAAGATGATGCGAAACGATCCGTTACTGTTACGGTCTGGGAGCTGGGAAGGAGGGTATTGGAATTTTACGGAAAACACGTGTTCACGGCTACAGGTCTTTCCGGAGTGACAGTTATGGTCTTTACCGCATGGACTGGCGACCATGTCGTGGCGGTAGGGTAGCGGAAGCA
The sequence above is a segment of the Anopheles darlingi chromosome 2, idAnoDarlMG_H_01, whole genome shotgun sequence genome. Coding sequences within it:
- the LOC125959711 gene encoding short coiled-coil protein B, which encodes MSLKSQDDIPLADDDLEVIINDDESSKYMCNGRSLDSIASSYTNGNSSPQQFLENESPDADEQEEKARLIAQVLELQNTLDDLSQRVDSVKEENLKLRSENQVLGQYIENLMSASSVFQSTTPNNVQKKK
- the LOC125952699 gene encoding cysteine-rich hydrophobic domain-containing protein 2, with amino-acid sequence MMADFDAIYEEQELSEENLEESHVQLVPDPIVIRGAGNMTVFGLSNRFNVQFPAGLVSRVAPEEFKATVMRINAVLKKTLPVNVKWLFCGCVCCCCTLGCSLWPVICLSKRTQHTLNKLLEWENSHLYHKLGLHWRLSKQQCDSNSMMEYVLLIDFIPKTPIYRPD